From one Acidobacteriota bacterium genomic stretch:
- a CDS encoding APC family permease, whose protein sequence is MGSLTRQQSAPHLVRGIGLKGGIALNMINMIGVGPFITLPLILAAMGGPQAMLGWILGAVFALCDGLIWAELGATFPEAGGSYRYLAECYGPKWGRLLSFLFVWQLSFSAPLSIASGCIGLALYSTYFFPTLDHQLLHVGSAAIGISLSGATAVAVGVCLLALWLAYRRVNNIDKISQYLWLGVAATVVWVIFASLTHFHAKLAFTFPPHAFAFSGSFFLGLGSAMLIATYDYWGYYNVGFLGGEIEQPEKNIPRAILWSVVLVAIIYIVMNIGVIGVMPWQVLTSGLNQNYVISIFMEHIYGGWAGGLVTALIIWTAFASVFALMLGYSRVPYAAATDGNYFKSFAKLHPKGQFPHVSLLWIGGVAALFCCFSLAAVIAALVVIRIALQFLLQAIGLLVLRARRPDLRRPFRMRWYPLPALVAIAGFIYVLFSRTNSAVQLRYAGVIAAIGVIIFLTRMRKRPATRT, encoded by the coding sequence ATGGGAAGCCTCACCCGTCAGCAGAGCGCTCCGCACCTCGTCCGCGGCATCGGCCTCAAGGGCGGTATCGCCCTCAACATGATCAACATGATCGGGGTGGGGCCGTTCATTACCCTGCCGCTGATCCTGGCTGCGATGGGCGGCCCGCAGGCGATGCTGGGCTGGATTCTGGGCGCTGTCTTCGCCCTATGCGACGGGCTGATCTGGGCCGAGTTGGGCGCGACGTTTCCGGAGGCGGGCGGATCCTACCGCTACCTGGCCGAGTGCTACGGGCCGAAGTGGGGACGGCTGCTGTCGTTTCTCTTCGTCTGGCAGTTGAGCTTCTCGGCGCCGCTGTCTATTGCCAGCGGCTGCATCGGCCTGGCGCTCTACTCCACCTATTTTTTCCCCACCCTTGATCACCAGCTCCTGCACGTGGGCAGCGCCGCGATTGGCATTTCGCTGAGCGGGGCGACCGCGGTCGCGGTGGGCGTCTGCCTGCTGGCGCTGTGGCTGGCCTACCGGCGGGTGAACAACATCGACAAGATTTCGCAGTACCTCTGGTTGGGCGTGGCAGCGACGGTGGTGTGGGTGATTTTCGCCTCACTCACGCACTTCCACGCCAAGCTGGCCTTCACCTTCCCGCCCCATGCCTTCGCCTTCAGCGGCAGCTTCTTCCTCGGCCTCGGCTCAGCCATGCTGATCGCCACCTACGATTACTGGGGTTACTACAACGTCGGCTTCCTGGGCGGCGAAATCGAGCAGCCGGAGAAGAACATTCCGCGCGCCATTCTCTGGTCGGTGGTGCTGGTTGCGATCATTTACATCGTCATGAACATCGGCGTCATCGGCGTTATGCCTTGGCAGGTGCTGACCAGCGGGCTCAACCAGAACTACGTCATTTCGATCTTCATGGAGCACATCTACGGCGGCTGGGCCGGTGGCCTGGTCACCGCACTCATTATCTGGACCGCCTTCGCTTCGGTCTTTGCACTTATGCTGGGCTACTCGCGCGTGCCTTACGCCGCCGCGACGGACGGTAATTACTTCAAGAGCTTTGCCAAGCTGCACCCGAAGGGGCAGTTCCCGCACGTCTCGCTGCTCTGGATCGGCGGCGTTGCGGCGCTGTTCTGCTGCTTTTCGCTGGCGGCAGTGATCGCCGCGCTGGTGGTGATCCGCATTGCCCTGCAGTTCCTGCTGCAGGCGATTGGCCTGCTGGTGCTGCGTGCGCGCCGGCCAGACCTCCGGCGCCCGTTCCGGATGCGGTGGTATCCCCTGCCGGCGCTGGTGGCGATTGCCGGTTTTATCTACGTATTGTTCTCGCGCACAAACTCGGCGGTGCAACTGCGCTACGCCGGGGTGATTGCCGCGATTGGCGTCATTATCTTTTTGACGCGGATGCGCAAGCGGCCCGCAACCCGCACCTAA